The following proteins are co-located in the Eleginops maclovinus isolate JMC-PN-2008 ecotype Puerto Natales chromosome 1, JC_Emac_rtc_rv5, whole genome shotgun sequence genome:
- the LOC134864552 gene encoding prostaglandin E synthase 3-like: MHPATAKWYDRRDCVFIEFCVADSKDVKINFDKAKCGFSCLGGTDNVKHENEMDLFEAIDENESKHKRTDRSVLLYLRKAQPGKPWPRLTKEKAKLSWLSVDFNNWKDWEDDSDEEMGNFDQFSDMMNTMGGEEDLPDLDGAEDEESADSDDDKMPDLE; encoded by the exons AT GCATCCAGCAACTGCCAAGTGGTACGATAGGAGGGACTGCGTTTTTATAGAGTTCTGCGTAGCAGACAGCAAAGACGTTAAAATCAATTTTGATAAAGCAAAGTGTGGTTTCAG TTGTCTTGGAGGAACTGACAATGTCAAACATGAGAACGAAATGGACCTTTTTGAAGCTATCGATGAAAAT GAATCCAAACACAAACGCACAGATCGCTCAGTGTTGTTATATCTACGAAAGGCACAACCAGGGAAGCCATGGCCGAGGCTAACAAAAGAGAAGGCTAAG ctgAGTTGGCTCAGTGTCGACTTCAACAACTGGAAAGACTGGGAGGACGACTCAGATGAGGAGATGGGCAACTTTGATCAATTCTCAGAC ATGATGAACACCATGGGAGGTGAGGAGGACCTCCCTGATCTAGACGGTGCGGAGGAT GAGGAGTCTGCAGATAGCGATGATGACA AAATGCCAGACTTGGAATAG
- the baz2a gene encoding LOW QUALITY PROTEIN: bromodomain adjacent to zinc finger domain protein 2A (The sequence of the model RefSeq protein was modified relative to this genomic sequence to represent the inferred CDS: inserted 1 base in 1 codon): protein MESNNHFNYSTNSSANSGLKLSSGDSLYSNGSSMSFSQQGKNMNGEMNVNGVTTVHGSGVPGSHPPTAPYPHMSNHHQSSMGYDYLWPGHPQYGPAMGASPGHGMHQKQPAPGMGHPQSQHHFQGHGQYQLNGGIESSHQPSGAGPPNMPLTGSQYWNRSNPGPQQISYNSQSMYGTYQSQAHPGITPSQHHQQQPPSHQTSQQHLQSHRNPHHQQHQQQQHYGLMPNGMPYYQHQPQHPSSQQSQPQGQAQMIPQTAQNFTPPRGSPQHHSFGRGVSGSPTPVGMSSTPLVSPSTAQESESPKSHSRERSPHASNVGKSTVMQGHTREPDKEVDTSYNGMERSPVAQRPKGATHVGPDVRQPSEQPAARHQEMASPVREPAVNTPPHSVSSQLSESTQASTPPRVSAAHAFSESPTSSPEPPMVSSPKLSSAPPSAAPPRLSSPPPLKQCPRPSSSAATETSHSGSKPQSAGSHPPSLPASPHKLSNPAVVSSVSSPSSESVAHQTKSSLPRLSSGPPTASPISSLQHMVQGSKPSLMPGPPKLISSVPSVGAKSSSAGVAPPLLSASSTSTPPVSSLSVPPMAVSKTPSVMSKLPTSQPQTYTPPAADSGLSTASAASSPPGAVNLSSPATHESLTVRPLSTLPLLTTQASRTAPVSAPPALVSVPSAKGPSTGVVQSSDSDQRPPHALKQSSPKPEHHGHSEERRSLPYKKNGKPEEHLPRLDSGNTRASHKVEATETDTSEIRSPKSLTDLPGKPSQTTVTSDQKPKKKQTASESQHMQSSFCDTEDSLLEQTPIRKSSHLHSTRIKHMTHEESFYNSSQTASHFEGNSTFDSPSRIDVSSAFEKTSDVDEDSSGVDDSTQFDSSFHLRTDTSQCDSSFRAEEETSTAFDTTRDSSCSVENSRDDTLDSTREGETSEAEETQDSCQSTGASMLDSSLNNTSQMEETSLDSSHVSYSRSFVAPQPDRQGPKAEWGPGGHDTPDSAGRISIKTTVDETMTPPSFEMRDENFIAFSTPAESPAVHPLQPVPDPNVSTAGGHVKTPGKQRKPRASKAISIKTPAPEGAQRKPRARTPKVEKMKTEEGSNKEEVPKGRKRKKSLKVDVQEASDVSGEAGPPTGEVDTVTATIEAVLANASAISTTLEKPKKAKRVKKQDKDGNVAKIRKDAETTAEDAEENDDDSSTAGESRQRRVATEEQVQFPMQHGWKREIRVKKMEDRMKGETWYYTPCGRRMKQFPEIIKYLNKHTDSIVTREHFSFSPRMPVGDFYEERETPEGKQWVILANEEVPSMIMAITGRRGRPPNPDKEAPRRVRAVKGAQVRRPGRPPKPKMIDLLSKVEAKLLNRLEAKEALTEEEKEKIAKIKKKMKKKARLRRREDXKIKKEKAEKKKAKLELAAKDLELKADSSDPTAPLPAPGSAAVPKKPGRRRSAKVEAPPPVQQTDEERIAQGKRVLGARSKAKALAKAQAEAEAAALAAQAVKRAAERRAQAQRRLEERKRQQIIADELKKPTEDMCLTDHKPLPELSRIPGLVLSGKAFAHCLAVVEFLHGYGKLIGLNIPKDIPSLASLQEGLLGLGDSQGEFQDLVIKLMEAALHDPGLPSFYQSVKILGDKLVDLKLTRSTVSEVLRVFLEAHGFETEVCDTLRTKTFQALPPDTKASILGFLVDELNSSNIVISDIDNTLENMATYRKNKWIIEGKLRKLKAALARRTGRSEEELCFEERRRSARVAEEENLSMEESGLASERSNRRARKEEPKISDSESPTNASIPELERQIDKLAKRQAFFRKKLLQSSHSMRAVLLGQDRYQRRYLALPHLGGVLVEGPEELLTSGDVLVAEVPVNFLKKEPKVEETSTPTTPPPTLPSSPSSATHAQTSSPEEDALPGTASLMSMPRGRGRPRKIKPEVELHLRTAKIRRRRRSSARSGGEEGPGSPNSGTHDLTKAAFQSWLSQSQDAVTNGTCSASGDAPEGNRPEESVKEMAEKQGQWFNLLPKQPCDENSLTDPLTPSSPPKLLPQILSALPQLTAPLLKPDPLLPGLTPADAVTPAIPQDGPPTLPASDIPVPAAAPPLSQPLSTPISPTKPVPTTPTRPGRRRRRGSRGNSPARRGPRGAAAKRRGRPPSSVFQEIEQQYFTQLVAKPIPASMVRGWWWIKDPEELQSTLQALHPRGVREKVLHKHLAKQMDNLAELCSKPINDPIFESKVDEKDVLLEALQQPWQVQDKAMDTDINALQWVEDLEQRIIAADLLLKALPEGAVAEAEPKTETPMPEFQPYTIPDPDSTRDDLQYYEHEADPRDDWIVRTKKEWSGLPRIATHPVDLAVLRLANLERNIERRYLKEPLWNPAEVMRLAPLTPTPGEEHPMDVFSLESEITSRLRTWRQALDRCRSAPQVCLCILQLEKAIAWERSVTKVNCQVCRKGDNDDCLLLCDGCDRGCHMYCLKPKITQVPEGDWFCPHCVAQEESESPRSSKKRTRLKKRRYEDESSDDERTTRRTRDGMATRFKETVTPPSSSRPPGEGSAAKRRRMTTRNQPDLTFCEIILMEMEAHADAWPFLEPVNPRLVPGYRRIVKTPMDFFTMRERLLQGMYCSCEEFAADAQLVFNNCELFNEDSSEVGTAGHAMRHFFESRWAEFYSNKDK from the exons ATGGAATCAAATAATCATTTCAACTATAGTACCAACTCCTCAGCAAACTCAGGACTGAAACTCTCCTCAGGGGATTCTCTTTATTCTAACGGGTCCTCCATGAGTTTTTCTCAGCAGGGGAAGA ACATGAATGGCGAAATGAATGTGAATGGCGTCACTACTGTACACGGGTCCGGTGTGCCTGGTTCCCACCCACCAACAGCTCCTTACCCACACATGAGCAACCACCACCAGAGCAGCATGGGCTATGACTACTTGTGGCCAGGACACCCTCAGTATGGTCCAGCCATGGGTGCCTCTCCTGGGCATGGGATGCACCAGAAGCAGCCTGCCCCTGGGATGGGGCACCCTCAGTCACAGCACCACTTCCAGGGTCATGGACAGTACCAGCTCAATGGGGGTATTGAAAGCTCCCACCAGCCCTCTGGGGCAGGACCACCAAACATGCCTCTTACTGGGAGTCAGTACTGGAACAGGAGTAACCCCGGCCCACAGCAGATAAGTTATAATTCCCAGAGTATGTATGGGACCTACCAGAGTCAGGCACATCCCGGAATTACACCGTCACAACACCACCAGCAACAGCCGCCCTCACATCAAACGTCACAGCAGCACCTCCAGTCCCACCGTAACCCacaccaccagcagcaccagcaacaACAGCATTATGGCCTGATGCCTAATGGGATGCCATACTACCAGCATCAACCACAGCACCCGTCTTCACAGCAGTCTCAGCCCCAAGGCCAAGCTCAGATGATTCCCCAAACGGCCCAGAATTTTACTCCTCCACGTGGTAGTCCACAGCACCACAGTTTCGGAAGAGGGGTAAGTGGCAGCCCCACCCCTGTGGGGATGTCTTCCACTCCACTAGTGTCACCGTCAACAGCGCAGGAGAGTGAATCACCCAAGAGCCACAGCAGGGAACGGAGTCCACATGCTAGCAATGTGGGAAAATCTACTGTCATGCAAG GGCATACAAGAGAACCTGACAAGGAGGTAGACACAAGCTATAACGGCATGGAAAGGTCACCTGTTGCTCAGAGGCCCAAAGGTGCGACTCATGTGGGACCTGATGTTCGTCAACCTTCTGAACAGCCAGCAGCTCGGCATCAAGAAATGGCCTCCCCTGTCAGGGAGCCAGCCGTTAATACGCCTCCTCACTCTGTGTCATCTCAGCTCTCTGAATCTACCCAGGCCTCAACACCTCCTCGGGTCTCTGCAGCTCATGCTTTCTCGGAGTCTCCCACATCGTCCCCTGAACCCCCTATGGTGTCATCCCCCAAGCTGTCCTCTGCTCCACCTTCAGCTGCTCCCCCCAGActttcttcacctcctcctctgaaGCAATGCCCCAGGCCTTCCTCTTCTGCTGCAACTGAGACATCCCATTCTGGTTCCAAGCCTCAGTCAGCGGGgtcccaccccccctccctgcctgcATCACCTCACAAGTTGTCTAACCCTGCAGTAGTTTCCTCAGTCTCTTCTCCTTCGTCAGAGTCTGTGGCTCATCAAACAAAGTCCTCTTTGCCTCGTTTATCTTCTGGACCTCCCACAGCTTCACCCATCTCATCTCTTCAACATATGGTTCAAGGGTCAAAGCCATCTCTGATGCCTGGACCCCCAAAATTAATATCTTCAGTTCCGTCGGTGGGTGCCAAATCCTCATCCGCTGGTGTTGCTCCACCTCTACTGTCAGCATCTTCAACCTCAACACCTCCTGTCTCTAGTCTATCAGTACCTCCCATGGCTGTGTCAAAAACTCCTTCAGTAATGAGTAAACTGCCCACATCCCAGCCTCAGACCTACACTCCTCCAGCTGCTGACTCTGGTCTTTCCACTGCATCTGCAGCATCTTCACCACCAGGAGCGGTGAACTTATCCTCCCCAGCAACCCACGAAAGTCTTACAGTGCGACCTCTGTCCACCCTACCTCTTCTAACCACTCAAGCCTCCAGGACTGCACCTGTGTCCGCCCCTCCTGCCTTGGTGTCTGTGCCCTCTGCAAAGGGTCCGTCTACTGGAGTGGTTCAAAGTTCTGACTCTGACCAGCGTCCTCCTCATGCACTGAAGCAGTCGTCTCCCAAGCCAGAGCACCACGGTCACAGTGAGGAAAGGAGATCGCTGCcttacaaaaaaaatggaaaaccaGAGGAACACCTCCCTCGACTTGATTCTGGCAACACAAGAGCATCACACAAGGTGGAAGCTACTGAGACTGATACATCTGAAATCCGCTCCCCCAAATCTCTCACTGATCTTCCTGGGAAACCCTCGCAGACCACAGTCACTTCTGATCAAAAGCCCAAGAAGAAACAGACAGCTTCTGAAAGTCAGCACATGCAAAGCAGTTTCTGTGACACAGAGGACTCCCTGCTGGAGCAGACTCCAATCAGGAAGTCTTCTCATCTGCACAGCACAAGGATAAAACACATGACCCATGAAGAAAGTTTTTATAACTCTTCACAAACGGCTTCTCACTTTGAAGGTAATTCAACCTTTGACAGCCCCTCTAGAATTGATGTCAGCTCTGCCTTTGAAAAGACTTCTGATGTAGATGAGGATAGCTCAGGTGTGGATGACTCTACTCAGTTTGACAGCAGCTTCCACCTGAGAACGGATACCTCTCAGTGCGACAGCTCTTTCCgtgcagaggaggaaacatcTACTGCGTTTGACACCACCAGAGATAGCAGCTGTTCTGTAGAAAACTCCAGAGATGACACGCTGGACTCAACCAGGGAAGGGGAAACGTCTGAGGCCGAAGAGACTCAGGACAGCTGCCAAAGCACGGGAGCATCCATGCTGGATTCTTCTCTGAACAACACCTCTCAGATGGAAGAAACCTCTCTGGACTCCAGTCACGTTTCCTACTCGCGTTCATTTGTGGCACCTCAGCCAGATCGCCAAG GACCTAAAGCAGAATGGGGGCCCGGAGGACATGACACACCAGATTCAGCTGGACGCATTAGCATTAAGACCACTGTTGATGAGACAATGACTCCCCCGAGTTTCGAGATGAGAGATGAGAATTTTATTGCATTCAGTACCCCAGCAGAGAGCCCTGCTGTACACCCGCTCCAACCGGTACCTGATCCAAATGTGTCCACCGCAGGAGGGCATGTGAAAACCCCAGGGAAACAACGGAAACCTCGAGCTTCAAAGGCAATATCAATTAAAACCCCAG CACCGGAGGGGGCCCAGCGGAAGCCTCGGGCTCGCACCCCGAAGGTGGAGAAGATGAAGACTGAGGAGGGAAGCAATAAAGAGGAGGTACCCAagggaaggaagaggaagaagtcTCTCAAGGTGGATGTTCAGGAAGCATCAGATGTAAGTGGAGAGGCTGGGCCTCCCACTGGAGAGGTCGATACCGTCACAGCCACAATTGAAGCTGTTTTGGCAAACGCTTCAGCTATCAGTACAACGTTGGAGAAACCCAAGAAGGCAAAGAGGGTTAAGAAACAAGACAAAGACGGAAATGTGGCAAAAATACGGAAAGATGCCGAAACGACTGCTGAAGATGCTGAGGAAAATGATGATGACAGCTCCACTGCAG GCGAATCTAGACAGAGAAGGGTTGCAACTGAAGAGCAAGTGCAGTTCCCAATGCAGCATGG TTGGAAGAGGGAGATTCGTGTGAAGAAAATGGAGGACCGCATGAAAGGCGAAACCTGGTACTACACACCTTGTGGAAGGAGGATGAAGCAGTTCCCTGAAATAATCAAG TACTTGAATAAACACACGGACAGTATCGTCACTAGAGAGCATTTCAGCTTCAGCCCGCGCATGCCTGTTGGAGATTTTTATGAAGAAAGAGAAACTCCTGAG GGGAAGCAGTGGGTTATCTTGGCTAATGAAGAGGTTCCCTCTATGATCATGGCCATCACTGGCCGCAGAGGTCGCCCTCCGAACCCTGACAAGGAGGCCCCTCGCCGGGTCCGGGCCGTTAAGGGAGCGCAGGTCCGCCGCCCGGGTCGACCTCCCAAACCCAAGATGATCGACCTCCTCAGCAAAGTTGAAGCCAAACTTTTGAATCGACTTGAAGCCAAGG AAGCTCTCacggaggaggaaaaggagaaaattgcaaaaatcaaaaagaaaatgaagaaaaag gcACGAttgaggaggagggagg aCAAAATTAAGAAGGAGAAAGcggaaaaaaagaaagccaag CTTGAGCTAGCAGCCAAGGACTTGGAGCTGAAGGCTGACTCATCAGACCCCACGGCCCCTCTGCCAGCTCCAGGGTCTGCTGCAGTGCCTAAGAAGCCCGGCCGCAGGAGGTCAGCCAAAGTGGAGGCTCCCCCGCCAGTGCAGCAGACCGATGAGGAGCGGATAGCGCAGGGTAAGAGGGTGTTGGGCGCTCGGAGTAAAGCCAAGGCTCTGGCTAAAGCCCAGGCGGAGGCTGAGGCGGCAGCTCTGGCGGCGCAGGCAGTGAAGAGGGCGGCAGAGAGGAGAGCACAGGCTCAGAGGCgtctggaggagaggaagaggcagcaGATAATCGCAGACGAACTGAAGAAGCCCACAGAGGACATGTGTCTCACTGACCACAAA CCCCTGCCAGAGTTGTCCCGTATCCCTGGCTTGGTTCTTTCTGGCAAAGCTTTTGCACACTGCCTAGCTGTGGTTGAGTTCCTACATGGCTATGGAAAGTTGATCGGTCTCAATATACCCAAGGACATCCCCAGCCTCGCTTCCCTGCAGGAGGGCCTCTTAGGCCTGGGGGACAGCCAAGGAGAGTTCCAGGACCTAGTCATAAAGCTGATGGAGGCTGCGCTCCATGATCCAGGCCTGCCCTCATTTTATCAG TCAGTAAAGATCCTCGGGGACAAGCTGGTTGATTTGAAGCTGACCCGCAGCACAGTCTCAGAAGTGCTTCGCGTCTTTTTGGAAGCCCATGGTTTTGAGACAGAAGTGTGCGACACACTGAGGACCAAAACATTTCAGGCCTTGCCGCCTGACACCAAAGCATCCATCCTGGGGTTCCTGGTGGATGAGCTCAACAGCAGCAACATTGTGATAAG tgaCATTGACAACACATTGGAAAACATGGCAACATACAGGAAGAACAAGTGGATAATTGAGGGGAAGTTGCGAAA ACTGAAGGCAGCACTCGCCCGTCGTACAGGACGCTCAGAGGAAGAGCTGTGTTTCGAGGAGAGGAGGCGCAGCGCCAGAGTGGCAGAGGAAGAGAACCTGAGTATGGAGGAGAGTGGCCTCGCCTCGGAGAGAAGCAACCGCCGTGCACGCAAAGAAGAGCCCAAAATCAGTGAT AGTGAGAGCCCTACTAATGCCAGCATTCCAGAGCTTGAGAGGCAGATCGATAAGCTAGCCAAG CGCCAAGCATTTTTCCGTAAGAAGCTGCTACAGTCATCTCATTCCATGCGGGCTGTACTGCTGGGCCAGGACCGATACCAGCGTAGATACTTGGCACTACCTCACCTCGGAGGAGTTCTGGTCGAGGGTCCAGAGGAGCTGTTGA CTTCTGGAGATGTCCTTGTGGCCGAGGTTCCTGTCAACTTCCTCAAAAAGGAGCCCAAGGTTGAGGAGACCTCCACGCCTACGACTCCCCCTCctactctcccttcctctccttcctccgcTACCCACGCCCAGACCTCATCTCCAGAGGAGGACGCACTCCCTGGCACTGCATCCCTCATGAGCATGCCAAGAGGACGAGGACGCCCACGCAAAATCAAACCAGAGGTGGAGCTTCACCTCCGCACGGCAAAGATCCGCCGCCGGCGTCGAAGCAGCGCCAGGTCGGGTGGGGAAGAAGGACCAGGATCACCAAACAGTGGCACACATGACCTCACAAAGGCTGCTTTCCAGAGCTGGCTCAGCCAGTCTCAGGACGCAGTGACCAACGGCACATGCTCCGCCTCAGGAGACGCTCCAGAGGGGAATCGACCAGAGGAGAGTGTGAAGGAGATGGCGGAGAAACAGGGACAGTGGTTCAACCTGCTTCCTAAACAGCCGTGCGACGAAAACTCTCTGACGGATCCGCTGACGCCCAGCTCCCCACCCAAACTCCTCCCTCAGATCCTGAGTGCTCTGCCTCAACTCACTGCGCCACTTCTAAAG CCGGACCCTCTCCTGCCTGGCCTGACCCCCGCTGATGCTGTGACCCCGGCAATACCGCAGGACGGCCCCCCCACACTACCTGCTTCTGATATTCCTGTTCCTGCTGCAGCACCGCCCCTCTCTCAGCCTCTTTCAACTCCCATTTCTCCTACCAAGCCTGTTCCAACGACCCCCACCAGGCCAGGTCGCAGGCGGAGGAGAGGCAGCCGAGGCAACAGTCCGGCCCGCAGGGGGcccagaggagctgcagccaAACGCCGCGGCCGTCCTCCCAGCTCCGTGTTCCAGGAGATCGAGCAGCAGTACTTCACACAACTGGTGGCCAAGCCCATACCAGCAT ctatGGTGCGTGGCTGGTGGTGGATAAAAGATCCAGAGGAACTGCAAAGCACCTTACAGGCTCTCCATCCGAGAGGCGTCAGGGAGAAGGTGCTCCATAAGCATTTGGCCAAGCAAATGGACAACTTAGCCGAGCTATGCTCCAAACCAATCAacg ACCCTATCTTTGAGTCAAAGGTGGATGAGAAGGATGTTCTATTGGAGGCTCTGCAGCAGCCCTGGCAAGTGCAGGACAAAGCAATGGACACTGACATCAATGCCCTACAGTGGGTGGAGGACCTGGAGCAGCGGATCATTGCAGCTGATCTCCTACTAAAG gCGCTACCTGAAGGTGCAGTGGCAGAAGCTGAACCCAAAACAGAGACACCAATGCCAGAATTTCAg CCGTACACAATCCCAGATCCAGACTCCACACGTGATGATCTCCAGTACTATGAACACGAAGCCGACCCTCGTGATGACTGGATAGTGCGAACTAAGAAGGAGTGGTCCGGCCTTCCACGTATCGCCACACACCCAGTGGACTTGGCCGTGCTGCGGTTGGCCAACCTGGAGCGAAACATTGAGCGGCGCTACCTGAAGGAGCCGCTGTGGAACCCAGCCGAGGTGATGCGCCTCGCTCCCCTCACCCCGACCCCGGGAGAAGAGCATCCCATGGACGTCTTCAG TTTGGAAAGTGAGATCACGTCTCGACTACGAACATGGCGACAAGCTCTGGATCGCTGCCGCAGCGCTCCCCAGGTCTGCCTGTGCATACTTCAGCTGGAGAAGGCCATCGCTTGGGAGAGATCTGTGACTAAAGTG AACTGCCAGGTCTGCAGGAAGGGAGACAATGACGATTGCCTGTTGCTGTGTGACGGTTGTGATCGAGGCTGCCACATGTACTGTCTGAAGCCCAAAATCACCCAGGTGCCAGAGGGGGACTGGTTTTGTCCTCACTGCGTTGCCCAG GAGGAGAGTGAGTCACCGCGCTCGTCCAAAAAGAGAACGAggctgaagaagaggagatacGAAGACGAGAGCTCTGACGATGAGAGAACAACACGACGTACCAGGGACGGCATGGCGACACGATTCAAGGAGACCGTGACCCCGCCCTCATCTTCCCGCCCGCCCGGAGAAGGCAGCGCCGCTAAACGCCGCCGCATGACGACCCGCAACCAGCCCGACCTCACCTTCTGCGA GATCATTCTGATGGAGATGGAGGCTCATGCTGATGCCTGGCCGTTCCTTGAACCCGTCAACCCTCGGCTGGTGCCAGGATACCGCCGCATCGTCAAGACCCCCATGGACTTCTTCACCATGAGAGAGAGACTGCTACAGGGAAT GTACTGCAGCTGTGAGGAGTTTGCAGCGGACGCTCAACTCGTCTTCAACAACTGTGAGTTGTTCAACGAGGACTCGTCGGAGGTGGGGACGGCTGGGCATGCCATGAGGCATTTCTTTGAGAGCCGCTGGGCGGAATTCTactcaaataaagacaaatag